The window ATCAGTTCCCTCATAGATCATAATAGGAATATTTCGTATTTAATATTTCTTAAATGTCATATGTTCAGATATTGAATATTTTTGGTTTTTTAGGCAAATACGCCACAAATAACCGCTATTTTCAGAATTCTCCGAGTAGGCCCTCATCGGATCTGCTGAAGGAGTTTTGACTTTAGGAAAAGTCAGGGTTTTTTATAAAACCATTGTTCATACGCCGAGGGGGAGATTTGAACTCCCGAGGCGCAGGGCGCCAGTAGCTTTCGAGGCTACCGCCTTCCCGGGCTAGACTACCTCGGCACACGGTTCTCTTATTTTTTTCATCAATTGCTCTAATAGTTATCTGAAGATTCGATAAGTTCCGGACCTGTGTCGCACTCGATACTGTACGATCCTTAAACAAACCGTATATCGTGTGCGTTTATGAAAGTGTTTTAAAAAACTCAAATACTATGAAAAATTATTGGGGAAAAAATTAAAAAAAATTACATCATGCCCGGCGGCATGCCGCCTGGCCTTGACTGGGTGATCATCATATCATCCACGCGGATGAGCATGACTGCTGTCTCGGATGCGCTCTGGATTGACTGGCGCTTTGACCGGAGCGGCTCGATAACGCCCTCTGCGAGCATATCGACGATAGTGCCGTTATAGACATTGAGTCCCGCATTCTTCTTGCCCTTGGAGTGGATATTTTTGAGCTCGACTAATTTGTCGATCGGGTTGAAACCCGAGTTCTCGGCAAGTGTCCGGGGAATGGATTCAAAAGCCCCTGCATAGGCTTCTATGGCAATCTGGACCCTGCCGCCCATGGTTGCTGCATAGTCCCTGACTTTCATGAGCAGTTCGGTCTCTACTGCACCGCCACCGACTACATATGTGCCATCTTCCATGGCATCCATAACTACGCGGGTGCCGTCGACGACTGCGCGTTCAAGCTCATCAAGGAGGTAATCGCTGGTGCCCCGGAGCAGGATCGTGATCGTCTTGGGGTTCTTGCAGCCGGAGATCCTGGTGAGGTTAACATCGCTGTCCTCTTCAACAAGTTCTGCGATACCGAGATCCTTGGATGTCAGGGATTCGGGTTTGTTGAGGATGGTTGCATGCATTGCCCGGGCAGCGTATTTCATATCTGCTTCAGGGATATCTTCAATGGCAAGAATACCGCTCTTTGCAAGGTAGAACTGGATTGCATCTGCAATACCCTTCTGGCAGAGGAGAACGTTTGCACCGCTGTTGATAACTGCATCGGCAAGTTTCTTGAGCGTTTCGCGTTCCTGTTCGCTGAATGCTGCGATCTGGTCTGCGTTTGAGATCTTGATCTTGGCCTTGACCTGGGTCTTGGTGATCTCCAGAGGGGTCGCGATCATGGCGACTTTTGCCTTGACAATCTTGCGGGGCATACCGTCGTGAACGCGGGTCTTGTCAATGACTACGCCGCGGATCAGTTCGGCGTCATCCATTGACTGGCCTTTCTGCTTCTTGATCATCACGTCATCTTCGCTGACGAGATACTTCGTGCCGCTCTTCTCGGCAACACCCATCACCGCATCAACGATGATGGCATCGAGCTTGCCTTTTACGCACTCGATTGATTTGCCGGTGATTGCGGTGTCTGCGATCTTTAACAGGGTCTTCCGGTCGGTCGGGTCAACCTTATGGGAGAGACTGTTAAGAATCTCGATTGATTTGTTCATCCCAAGGCGGTATCCTTCGGCAATAACGGTCGGGTGAATACCCTGTTCGAGCATGATTTCAGCCTGTTCCATCAATGCGCCAACAAGGATCACAGCGGTAGTGGTACCATCGCCGACTTCATCGTCCTGGGTCCGCGCGACTTCAATGACCATCTTTGCGCCGGGGTGCTGAACGGCGATTTCGCTTAATATCGTCGCGCCATCATTGGTGATGACGATATCTCCCGTAGAACCGACAAGCATCTTGTCCATTCCCCGTGGGCCAAGGGTTGTCCTGACAGCACCGGCTATTGCCTTTGCTGCTGTAATATTCGAGCGCTGGGCTTCTTTGCCACGGTTACGCTCTACATTTTCTTTTAGAATGATAATTGGCTGTCCAGATAGCATAATGGATCCTCCGATGATGTAAAAGGTGGAATTGAACTTCTATATATAATTGTTGAGTGGGGCTCTGAAAAAAGAGAGGGATCAGTCAATGCGGGATATTTTGAAGAGTGAATAGACTGGTACACCCTCCACATCCTTGATGCCGCGCTTGTCAAAGATCACCCAGATGGCAACCGGCACTGCATTGTGCTTTTTTAAGTATTTCACCACTTCCCGCATGGTGTTTCCTGATGTTATCACATCGTCGACGATGATACACCGCCTGCCGCTGACAGGAGCAAAATTCCCGCTGATCGATCCCGTTGGTTTTTCACTCTGGTTCTGTTTTGCCGGGTGGTAAATGGACAGCTGGGCAGCTTCTTGGGATGCGATGAGTGTTGCAAGCGGAATGCCGGAGAGGGCAATGCCCACGATGACATCAGCAGCAGGTGACGAGCTCTCAGGGCCCTGTTCCTGGTAATACAACCCGAGCATCATCAGTGCCGTCTCTTCGAGGAGAGGTGCATGACTGGAAACCGCTGACCAGTCAATGTGGACATCTTTTGGGGCAGTGGTTCCTTTT of the Methanomicrobiales archaeon HGW-Methanomicrobiales-1 genome contains:
- a CDS encoding thermosome subunit, which gives rise to MLSGQPIIILKENVERNRGKEAQRSNITAAKAIAGAVRTTLGPRGMDKMLVGSTGDIVITNDGATILSEIAVQHPGAKMVIEVARTQDDEVGDGTTTAVILVGALMEQAEIMLEQGIHPTVIAEGYRLGMNKSIEILNSLSHKVDPTDRKTLLKIADTAITGKSIECVKGKLDAIIVDAVMGVAEKSGTKYLVSEDDVMIKKQKGQSMDDAELIRGVVIDKTRVHDGMPRKIVKAKVAMIATPLEITKTQVKAKIKISNADQIAAFSEQERETLKKLADAVINSGANVLLCQKGIADAIQFYLAKSGILAIEDIPEADMKYAARAMHATILNKPESLTSKDLGIAELVEEDSDVNLTRISGCKNPKTITILLRGTSDYLLDELERAVVDGTRVVMDAMEDGTYVVGGGAVETELLMKVRDYAATMGGRVQIAIEAYAGAFESIPRTLAENSGFNPIDKLVELKNIHSKGKKNAGLNVYNGTIVDMLAEGVIEPLRSKRQSIQSASETAVMLIRVDDMMITQSRPGGMPPGMM
- a CDS encoding orotate phosphoribosyltransferase-like protein, yielding MSSLDDLISRAKMLLAEGHSPGQIADELSLSMETVTWLLTQAKGTTAPKDVHIDWSAVSSHAPLLEETALMMLGLYYQEQGPESSSPAADVIVGIALSGIPLATLIASQEAAQLSIYHPAKQNQSEKPTGSISGNFAPVSGRRCIIVDDVITSGNTMREVVKYLKKHNAVPVAIWVIFDKRGIKDVEGVPVYSLFKISRID